From the Entomomonas sp. E2T0 genome, one window contains:
- a CDS encoding LPD29 domain-containing protein, whose amino-acid sequence MEKSIVVGTKVWDSSLYGFKYGYITQITEENNLNHYHIIYEDGSSTQINHNQLNNGYSFKIYEAIATDHELKLLATMSELFNAKEEAEIELAKKTRILEKQRILTSDEYTHLEVLTDNHGTGAVNKNIRSDLKKHFKDIKFKVSKDRNRTYVEWTDGATEEEVYNVIGKFNAYYTDELTGDYRDYEPSPFNEIYGGVDGVSLTRNSSDELKLLAINEIKKLYPEYEINLELYKKGDLHNIPEYGLRSIGAQIFRLINSTSFYKNKKVSVASSDQDNVIIH is encoded by the coding sequence ATGGAAAAATCAATTGTTGTAGGTACTAAAGTATGGGATTCTTCATTGTATGGTTTTAAATATGGATATATTACACAGATTACAGAAGAAAATAATTTAAACCACTACCATATTATCTATGAAGATGGATCAAGTACACAAATTAATCATAATCAATTAAATAATGGTTATTCTTTTAAGATTTATGAAGCAATAGCCACAGATCACGAGTTAAAGTTACTCGCTACAATGTCTGAGCTATTTAATGCTAAAGAAGAAGCTGAAATCGAACTTGCTAAAAAAACTAGAATATTAGAAAAACAAAGAATACTTACCAGTGATGAATATACTCATTTAGAAGTTTTAACCGATAATCATGGTACTGGTGCAGTTAATAAAAATATTCGCAGCGATTTAAAAAAACATTTTAAAGACATTAAGTTTAAAGTATCAAAAGACCGTAATAGAACCTATGTTGAATGGACTGATGGTGCGACTGAGGAAGAGGTATATAATGTAATAGGCAAGTTTAATGCTTATTATACAGATGAATTAACAGGTGATTATAGGGATTATGAACCATCACCATTTAATGAAATATACGGTGGTGTTGATGGAGTATCCTTAACTAGAAACTCTAGTGATGAACTAAAGCTATTAGCAATCAATGAAATTAAAAAGTTATACCCTGAATATGAGATTAATTTAGAACTCTACAAAAAAGGGGATTTACATAATATTCCTGAATATGGTTTACGTTCTATAGGCGCACAAATATTTAGATTAATTAACAGTACATCATTCTACAAGAATAAAAAAGTATCTGTAGCTTCTAGTGATCAAGATAACGTCATAATTCATTAA
- a CDS encoding DUF4043 family protein produces the protein MAETSFAEQQSKQKIAWCKDIWYEAKKQSELPKFLGKGAKAVFTYVTELTQTKQGAKAIFQLLAPLMKDGVAGDNQLVGNEEEMTAHDQEITLDRLSHAVKNVGRMDDQRGNIQFAKVANPQLSEWLADRVDQLAFLTLLGISYDYNLDGSKRNDPTFQQLAFAKDVKAPSENRYRVWSGGKLVKAGNNVLTATDTPNHKMLTDMITMAKRHNIKPLIVSGKKHYIIFMDATAIGELKKDPDFMKSIINASERGKNNPWFTGAIVTHDGAVIHETERVFNTLHAPAGEKWGADSKVNGVRIGLAGCQAVAFARIGDGTWDTEKFNYGNQIGVAHGRIIGFLKPTFPSSYSGTVEDFGVLTVDCAIPGDD, from the coding sequence ATGGCGGAAACCTCTTTTGCCGAACAGCAATCCAAGCAAAAAATAGCTTGGTGTAAAGACATTTGGTATGAAGCTAAAAAACAATCAGAACTACCTAAGTTTTTAGGTAAAGGTGCAAAGGCTGTATTTACCTATGTCACTGAACTTACTCAAACTAAGCAAGGTGCTAAAGCTATCTTTCAATTATTAGCTCCTCTCATGAAAGATGGGGTAGCTGGTGATAATCAGTTAGTGGGCAATGAAGAAGAAATGACTGCCCATGACCAAGAAATTACCCTAGATCGTTTAAGTCATGCAGTTAAAAATGTAGGTCGTATGGATGACCAGCGTGGCAATATTCAATTTGCTAAAGTGGCTAATCCACAACTCTCTGAATGGTTAGCTGATCGTGTAGATCAACTAGCCTTTTTAACCTTATTAGGTATCAGTTATGACTACAACCTAGATGGTTCTAAGCGTAATGATCCTACCTTCCAACAATTAGCCTTTGCTAAAGATGTCAAAGCACCTTCTGAAAATCGTTATCGTGTTTGGTCAGGTGGCAAACTTGTAAAAGCGGGGAATAACGTACTAACTGCAACTGATACGCCTAATCATAAAATGCTTACCGACATGATTACAATGGCTAAGCGTCACAATATCAAGCCATTAATTGTCAGTGGTAAAAAGCACTACATCATCTTTATGGATGCTACTGCTATTGGGGAACTAAAAAAAGACCCTGATTTTATGAAGTCTATTATCAATGCCTCTGAACGTGGCAAAAATAACCCTTGGTTTACGGGTGCTATCGTTACCCATGATGGTGCAGTAATTCACGAAACCGAACGAGTCTTTAATACTTTACATGCTCCAGCAGGTGAGAAATGGGGCGCAGATAGTAAAGTCAACGGTGTGCGTATAGGTTTAGCAGGCTGTCAGGCAGTAGCTTTTGCCCGTATTGGTGATGGTACTTGGGATACTGAGAAATTTAACTATGGTAACCAAATTGGTGTAGCACATGGTCGTATTATTGGCTTCCTAAAACCCACATTCCCTTCTAGCTACTCAGGTACGGTAGAAGACTTTGGTGTACTCACTGTTGATTGTGCAATACCAGGAGATGACTAA
- a CDS encoding DUF6731 family protein — MSDPLQKRKYTIDFFQITIMPTAEINEVESGFEMMMDDQIDSTLTTSNYLYDLWGVKKRTRPVSIAGEFRKFRKQDLEYGLPKNEGQPLDLGENGLIEKNCFVYYPENQILGWCRNGNACTTKRLETFLQEKWGTDVSIIPVIRADAIKRLLSGNSILKRIEITVPKPTNPDMIPSNDFSAQTLQMLNSSDADSMYVEMRIDGRKGNSNKSLKDNLKFAVRELFEMGATKAKAVVDENGAIYPIDLIADRVYSIQEIETNGNPPSGTIHKVIDSAMNECRESINEYFGTGDKKL, encoded by the coding sequence ATGTCTGATCCATTACAGAAGCGAAAATATACAATTGATTTTTTCCAGATTACAATTATGCCAACTGCTGAAATAAATGAAGTGGAAAGTGGCTTTGAGATGATGATGGATGATCAAATAGACTCAACTTTGACGACATCTAACTATTTATATGATCTTTGGGGTGTAAAAAAAAGAACTAGGCCTGTTTCAATTGCTGGAGAGTTCAGAAAGTTTAGAAAACAAGATCTTGAATATGGGTTACCTAAGAATGAAGGGCAACCCCTTGATCTAGGAGAAAATGGATTAATTGAAAAGAATTGCTTTGTATATTATCCAGAAAATCAAATTTTAGGATGGTGCAGAAATGGAAATGCTTGTACTACTAAAAGATTAGAGACTTTCCTACAGGAGAAATGGGGTACGGATGTGTCAATTATACCTGTAATTAGAGCGGATGCAATTAAACGACTGTTGAGCGGAAATTCTATTTTAAAAAGAATAGAAATTACTGTTCCAAAACCAACAAATCCAGACATGATTCCAAGTAATGATTTTTCTGCCCAAACTCTACAAATGCTTAATAGTTCAGATGCAGATAGTATGTATGTTGAAATGAGAATTGATGGAAGAAAGGGAAATAGCAATAAGTCCCTAAAAGATAATTTAAAATTTGCAGTTAGAGAGCTTTTTGAGATGGGGGCAACTAAGGCAAAAGCTGTAGTTGACGAAAATGGAGCTATTTATCCAATAGACTTGATTGCTGATAGAGTTTACTCTATTCAAGAAATTGAAACAAATGGAAATCCTCCTTCTGGTACCATTCATAAAGTGATTGATTCAGCAATGAACGAATGTAGAGAATCCATAAATGAATATTTTGGAACGGGTGATAAAAAACTTTAG
- a CDS encoding portal protein, producing MIVNEELDIKETDDTQLCAMNWQRYNYGMRKGHSDYCQEAKENEAFYLGKQWSDAALAVMQRLKKPALTINQILPRINAAIGYQIANRADISYRPRGGVANDELAATLSKLAMQIADNINFHWKETELFADGLIMKRGYYDIGISYDDTILGEISINILDPLDVIPDPDANDYDPDNWQDVIVTRWFTIDEIASTYDINPSSLKTLLEAQEPSNNFGDGLDEEETRNSFAGSYSSSARLCSDGIKRYRIIDRQYWVNEQVDVFITPTGDIRIAHALKEEQKNHLIASGYFLHKMQRRVVRRVATTSNAVLYNEISPYNHFTIIPYFPMFRRGLTLGLVDNAKDPQKLLNKTLSQSLHIVNTTANSGFVSWENTLANMSNEKLSEVGSTIGLNLILKHDTDPSKVPFKLQPNPIPSGVTNLTDRATVAIHDVTGINEAMLGQQGQEISGVAIQSRQFAAQQQLALALDSLARTRNMVGRFFIELIQTFYDLPRTRRITNTDINGKQTSEEIYLNYPLEDGRILNDLTIGEYDVVISEQPMQITFDNSQFNQLIELANKVPQVVTPEFIRILIRYSNITDKQDMLDALTKMQEPQTDPVEEAKAQEIMAKIEKLQAEAERIKADSVNKGIESVYSGVQAANVIAATPQTAPIADQLLKSAGYQDKDQPPIVATPTQQLPEAELANPTNTNPLTPANPDVGIMQGIRTPQID from the coding sequence ATGATAGTAAATGAAGAGCTAGATATAAAAGAAACGGATGATACTCAACTATGTGCTATGAATTGGCAACGCTACAACTACGGTATGCGTAAAGGCCACAGTGATTATTGTCAGGAAGCGAAAGAAAATGAAGCCTTCTATCTTGGTAAGCAGTGGTCTGATGCTGCCCTAGCAGTCATGCAACGCCTTAAAAAACCTGCCTTAACCATTAACCAAATTCTACCGAGGATTAATGCAGCCATTGGCTATCAGATTGCCAATCGAGCAGATATTAGCTATCGTCCTCGTGGTGGTGTAGCCAATGATGAACTAGCAGCTACTTTATCAAAGCTAGCAATGCAAATAGCTGACAATATTAATTTTCATTGGAAAGAAACAGAGCTTTTTGCAGATGGTTTAATAATGAAGCGTGGTTACTATGATATAGGTATTAGCTACGATGATACTATTCTTGGTGAAATCTCAATAAATATACTTGATCCATTGGATGTTATACCTGATCCTGATGCTAACGACTATGACCCTGATAACTGGCAAGATGTTATTGTTACACGTTGGTTTACCATAGATGAAATTGCCAGTACTTACGATATTAACCCATCATCATTAAAAACATTATTAGAGGCACAAGAACCCTCTAACAACTTTGGTGATGGACTAGATGAAGAAGAAACACGTAATAGTTTTGCAGGTAGTTATTCCAGCAGTGCCAGATTATGTAGTGATGGCATAAAACGTTATAGAATTATTGATCGTCAATATTGGGTAAATGAACAAGTAGATGTGTTTATTACTCCTACTGGTGATATTCGTATCGCTCATGCACTGAAAGAAGAACAAAAGAACCATTTAATAGCGAGTGGTTATTTTCTGCATAAAATGCAACGTAGGGTAGTAAGAAGAGTGGCTACTACCTCCAATGCTGTTTTATACAATGAAATCTCACCTTACAACCATTTTACAATAATTCCCTACTTCCCCATGTTTAGGCGTGGCCTTACCCTTGGCTTAGTGGATAATGCCAAAGACCCACAAAAACTACTTAACAAAACACTGAGTCAATCACTGCATATAGTTAATACCACAGCTAATAGTGGTTTTGTTAGTTGGGAAAATACCCTTGCTAATATGTCCAATGAGAAATTAAGTGAAGTAGGTTCTACGATTGGACTTAATTTAATTCTAAAGCATGATACCGATCCATCCAAAGTACCCTTCAAACTACAACCTAATCCTATTCCTTCAGGTGTTACCAACTTAACGGATAGAGCAACCGTAGCAATCCATGATGTAACAGGTATCAATGAAGCCATGCTAGGCCAACAAGGCCAAGAGATTAGTGGCGTAGCTATACAGAGTCGCCAATTTGCAGCACAACAGCAACTAGCTTTAGCTTTAGACTCATTGGCGCGCACTCGTAATATGGTAGGTCGCTTCTTTATTGAACTTATTCAAACCTTCTACGATTTACCACGCACTAGGAGAATTACCAATACGGATATTAATGGTAAACAAACATCTGAAGAAATCTATCTTAACTATCCTTTAGAAGATGGACGTATCTTAAATGATCTTACCATTGGTGAATATGATGTAGTGATCAGTGAACAACCGATGCAAATTACCTTTGATAACAGCCAATTTAACCAACTAATAGAATTGGCTAACAAAGTACCACAAGTAGTTACCCCTGAATTTATCCGTATTCTAATTAGATACAGCAATATTACCGATAAACAAGACATGCTAGATGCACTCACCAAAATGCAAGAACCACAAACTGACCCAGTAGAAGAGGCCAAGGCTCAAGAAATTATGGCCAAGATTGAAAAACTACAAGCCGAAGCCGAAAGAATCAAAGCTGACTCAGTCAATAAAGGTATTGAATCAGTCTATAGCGGTGTACAGGCTGCTAATGTTATAGCTGCTACACCACAAACAGCACCTATTGCTGACCAACTATTAAAATCAGCAGGTTATCAAGATAAAGATCAACCACCTATTGTAGCTACACCTACTCAACAACTACCCGAAGCTGAACTAGCGAATCCAACTAATACTAATCCCTTAACCCCTGCTAATCCTGATGTGGGAATAATGCAGGGAATCAGAACACCACAAATTGATTAA
- a CDS encoding SH3 domain-containing protein, whose product MDKELEHPINHPWPESIKRLQELTKFTSLPFFESETMRSIQKLNEAATNNLTSLATRQSGLMKLAQLAAENNKLAFAWRESTAIKLAGDLAKSNKFASLALQTPEVISSLKMFVEATKLSGLYFQQPEAVKHLENFSKTFQLPSIAKSQIEVLKQFSEISNLASFKALTNLKNSPLFNRPSVDCLSNISPEQIIDKSFLEIDSQIREEVLSTTDFNTLSEKTKNILTYLYHYYFLPFFLSCLVTHMMTQSSEVRKELEHVSTPAEAKAFVRSYSKSSDWLSLKGYRVTIADSLNFRSRPSTKSEVITTLPIGTLVEVIDKKTYRSWLLVEVEINGEFVQGWVSRRYTDYFRY is encoded by the coding sequence ATGGATAAAGAACTTGAACACCCAATAAACCATCCTTGGCCTGAGTCTATTAAAAGATTGCAAGAGTTGACTAAATTTACATCTTTACCTTTCTTTGAATCTGAAACAATGCGTTCAATCCAAAAACTTAATGAGGCCGCTACTAATAATCTAACTTCCTTGGCTACAAGACAATCTGGACTTATGAAATTAGCTCAGTTGGCAGCAGAAAACAATAAATTGGCATTCGCTTGGCGTGAATCAACAGCTATAAAACTAGCTGGCGACCTCGCAAAATCAAATAAGTTTGCTTCTCTTGCACTACAAACACCAGAAGTTATAAGCTCACTAAAAATGTTTGTAGAAGCAACTAAATTATCAGGTTTATATTTTCAGCAGCCAGAAGCAGTAAAACACCTAGAAAATTTTAGTAAAACATTTCAATTACCCTCAATTGCCAAAAGTCAAATTGAGGTACTAAAACAATTTTCTGAGATAAGTAATCTTGCCTCGTTCAAAGCATTAACCAATTTAAAAAACTCTCCATTATTTAATCGTCCATCAGTAGACTGTTTATCAAATATTAGTCCCGAACAGATAATTGATAAATCTTTTTTAGAAATAGATTCCCAAATACGTGAAGAAGTGTTATCTACAACAGATTTTAATACTCTTTCAGAAAAAACTAAGAACATTCTTACTTATCTTTATCATTATTACTTTTTGCCTTTTTTTCTCAGTTGTTTAGTTACACACATGATGACCCAATCTTCTGAAGTTAGGAAAGAATTAGAACATGTATCAACTCCCGCAGAGGCAAAAGCCTTTGTCCGATCTTATAGTAAAAGTTCTGATTGGTTATCTCTAAAAGGATATCGTGTCACAATTGCAGACTCTCTGAACTTTAGAAGTAGACCTAGTACAAAATCTGAAGTAATTACAACTCTACCTATAGGAACACTCGTTGAGGTTATAGATAAAAAAACTTACCGTTCATGGCTTCTAGTTGAAGTTGAGATAAATGGTGAGTTTGTACAAGGGTGGGTTTCCAGACGTTATACAGACTATTTTAGATATTAG
- a CDS encoding YHYH domain-containing protein gives MKKVIFIILISSLLISNLGMAHSGRTDKNGCHRDKSTNTRHCH, from the coding sequence ATGAAAAAAGTGATATTTATTATTCTTATAAGTAGTTTGTTAATAAGTAATTTAGGTATGGCTCACTCTGGACGTACTGATAAAAACGGTTGTCATAGAGATAAGTCAACAAATACTAGACATTGCCATTAA